In Panicum virgatum strain AP13 chromosome 4N, P.virgatum_v5, whole genome shotgun sequence, a single window of DNA contains:
- the LOC120670453 gene encoding uncharacterized protein LOC120670453 — MAPSFGRSISFPLSPARSSSSRRHVRSVSLPSSRAHPLLAHLQNTTRAVRAWVAAPTAPATGLAHLDALHAALAELLLLPEARAALRSGAATADCLLDGFLVLADAHGAFQEAALELRRHAAEAQAALRRRDLPRLASAARAQRQAEKDLARLASSVRAAARFPQLAGTAASVAEVEVSGVLTEAVAAVASASAAVFSAVEAVSSAATTAVASWSKKPAATRISQLVTRAKAAAASSDEDKEMAALDKLEDLDECIARMEAGSDKVFRSILQTRVALLNIHTQTC, encoded by the coding sequence ATGGCTCCCAGCTTCGGTCGCTCCATCTCCTTCCCGCTCAGCCCGGCGCGATCCTCCAGCTCCAGGCGCCACGTCCGCTCCGTCAGCCTCCCGTCCTCCCGCGCCCACCCGCTGCTCGCCCACCTCCAGAACACCACCCGCGCCGTCCGCGCCTGGGTagccgcccccaccgccccCGCCACGGGCCTCGCCCACCTCGACGCGCTccacgccgcgctcgccgagctcctcctcctccccgaggcgcgcgccgcgctccgaagcggcgccgccaccgcggacTGCCTCCTCGACGGGTTCCTCGTCCTCGCCGACGCGCACGGCGCCTTCCAGGAGGCCGCCCTCGAGCTCAGGCGCCACGCCGCCGAGGCCCAGGCCGCGCTCCGCCGGCGCGACCtgccccgcctcgcctccgcggCCCGGGCGCAGCGCCAGGCCGAGAAGGACCTCGCCCGCCTCGCCTCGtccgtgcgcgccgccgccaggttcCCGCAGCTGGCCGGGACCGCCGCCAGCGTCGCCGAGGTCGAGGTCTccggggtgctcaccgaggccgTGGCCGCCGTCGCGTCGGCCTCAGCGGCCGTGTTCTCGGCCGTCGAGGCCGTCTCATCGGCCGCGACCACCGCCGTCGCGTCTTGGTCCAAGAAGCCAGCAGCGACTCGCATCTCTCAGCTGGTCACGAGGGCCAAGGCGGCGGCTGCCTCCTCCGACGAGGACAAGGAGATGGCGGCGCTCGACAAGTTGGAAGACCTGGACGAATGCATCGCCAGGATGGAAGCCGGGAGCGACAAGGTGTTCAGGAGCATCCTGCAAACCAGGGTTGCACTCCTAAACATCCACACCCAAACATGCTGA